The Panicum virgatum strain AP13 chromosome 5K, P.virgatum_v5, whole genome shotgun sequence genome has a window encoding:
- the LOC120709407 gene encoding protein phosphatase 2C 51-like, whose amino-acid sequence MSSESDVPGAARLPESKALAWGTAPALYLSYGMASLRGRRPALTDAVAAARSFTALSPPLGLDYFAVIDGGHLGAAAAGWWRTVIREAFRAFSGEVAASGGGGATALVALVLEKYIVVANCGVGASKAVLSRCGEHVELTTDRRGAQSRPPATAEADVVAVERGAQDDFLILASDGLWDAVTPASACGFVRRRLVTTSRIAMPWEPPLDARGSPTVLAKELAEQAVRAGSQDNVSVAIVLFRNFWLCGRAPRGGMVDI is encoded by the exons ATGTCGAGCGAGAGCGACGTCCCGGGGGCGGCCCGGCTGCCGGAGTCGAAGGCACTGGCATGGggcacggcgccggcgctgtACCTGTCGTACGGCATGGCCTCGCTCAGGGGCCGGCGCCCGGCGCTGACGGACGCCGTGGCGGCCGCGCGGTCGTTCACGGCGCTGTCGCCGCCCCTGGGCCTGGACTACTTCGCGGTGATCGACGGCGGCCAcctcggcgcggccgccgcc GGGTGGTGGAGGACGGTCATCCGGGAGGCGTTCCGGGCCTTCagtggcgaggtggcggccagcggcggcggaggcgcgacgGCCCTCGTCGCGCTGGTCCTGGAGAAGTACATCGTCGTCGCCAACTGCGGCGTCGGAGCCTCCAAGGCCGTGCTATCTCGCTGCGGCGAGCACGTGGAGCTCACTACTGACCGCAGG GGAGCTCAgtccaggccgccggcgaccgcggAGGCCGACGTGGTGGCGGTGGAGCGGGGGGCGCAGGACGATTTCCTGATCCTGGCCAGCGACGGGCTCTGGGACGCCGTGACGCCGGCGTCGGCGTGCGGCTTCGTCCGGCGGAGGTTGGTGACGACCTCGAGGATCGCCATGCCGTGGGAGCCGCCGCTGGACGCCAGGGGCTCCCCGACCGTGCTCGCCAAGGAGCTGGCGGAGCAGGCGGTGCGCGCGGGCAGCCAGGACAACGTCAGCGTCGCCATCGTCCTGTTCAGGAACTTCTGGCTTTGTGGGCGCGCACCCCGTGGTGGCATG GTGGACATTTGA
- the LOC120709408 gene encoding probable protein phosphatase 2C 8 has translation MSSGSNVPGAAAAEDPLKWGESPELYLSYGMVSLVGRRPELTDAVDAVQSFTVLSPPMGLDYFAVVDGRHLGAAVAERLPSRLGKAIAEQVEGELLSENPRFLGASHDGVVAWWRTAVEEAFRAVREELASGGAQPVCATALVALVMEKYFVIASSDGAKAVLCRGGEHIQLTPDPKSKATKEEENKTTSKLDIVQLTTLTLAPAGSSSVSKPPLPELDVVAVERKDRDEFLILASDGFWGAVSTESACAWVRRRLGEKTSRITVPWEAPPVDAGASPIVLARELAEKAVHAGSQDNISVAIVLFNDFWAQFECASNE, from the exons ATGTCGAGCGGGAGCAATGtaccgggggcggcggcggccgaggatcCGCTGAAGTGGGGCGAGTCGCCGGAGCTGTACCTATCGTACGGCATGGTCTCGCTCGTTGGCCGGCGCCCGGAGCTGACCGACGCCGTGGACGCCGTGCAGTCGTTCACGGTGCTGTCGCCGCCCATGGGCCTGGACTACTTCGCGGTGGtcgacggccgccacctcggCGCGGCCGTCGCCGAGCGTCTGCCCTCGCGGCTGGGCAAAGCTATCGCCGAGCAGGTCGAGGGCGAGCTGCTCAGTGAGAACCCGCGGTTCCTTGGGGCGTCGCACGACGGCGTGGTGGCGTGGTGGAGGACGGCCGTCGAGGAGGCGTTCCGGGCCGTCCGCGAGGAGCTGGCCAGCGGGGGCGCGCAGCCCGTCTGCGCGACGGCGCTCGTCGCACTGGTCATGGAGAAGTACTTCGTCATCGCGAGCTCCGACGGCGCCAAGGCCGTCCtatgccgcggcggcgagcacatCCAGCTCACTCCCGATCCCAAGAGCAAG GccaccaaggaagaagagaacaaGACCACATCCAAGCTTGACATTGTTCAGCTGACCACTCTCACTCTGGCACCAG CTGGGAGCTCGTCCGTGTccaagccgccgctgccggagctGGACGTGGTGGCGGTGGAGCGGAAGGACCGGGACGAGTTCCTGATCCTGGCCAGCGACGGGTTCTGGGGCGCCGTGTCGACCGAGTCGGCGTGCGCCTGGGTGCGGCGGAGGCTGGGGGAGAAGACCTCTCGGATCACCGTGCCGTGGGAGGCGCCGCCGGTGGACGCCGGGGCCTCGCCGATCGTGCTGGCCAGGGAGCTCGCCGAGAAGGCGGTGCACGCCGGCAGCCAGGACAACATCAGCGTGGCCATCGTCCTGTTCAACGACTTCTGGGCGCAGTTCGAGTGCGCCAGCAACGAGTGA
- the LOC120710404 gene encoding non-specific lipid-transfer protein 1-like has product MGRATLAVAALLLAAAAARGASAAALQCAQVAQLMAPCMPYLTGAPGLTPYGICCNCLGVLNQLAAAPADRVAACTCVKAAAGGFPSVDFARAAGLPASCGLSISFTISPNMDCTQVTEEQP; this is encoded by the exons ATGGGCCGCGCCACCCTCGCGGTCGCGGCGCtgctcctggcggcggcggccgcccgaggcgcctcggcggcggcgctgcagtgcGCGCAGGTGGCGCAGCTCATGGCGCCCTGCATGCCCTACCTGACGGGCGCGCCCGGGCTGACCCCCTACGGCATCTGCTGCAACTGCCTCGGCGTGCTCaaccagctcgccgccgcgcccgccgaccGCGTCGCCGCCTGCACCTGCgtcaaggccgccgccgggggcttCCCGTCCGTCGACTTCGCGCGCGCCGCGGGGCTCCCCGCCTCCTGCGGACTCTCCATCAGCTTCACCATCTCCCCCAACATGGACTGCACCCA AGTTACGGAGGAACAACCGTGA
- the LOC120705568 gene encoding uncharacterized protein LOC120705568, giving the protein MAKQQQEVYFVFMNFDPVYERLRADRSKEGSATLDAYLSLKHDKLLAKLLQPDSYRKRSSLAIVDGFAVEITEAQASVLRSAKEVRVVEKNQELA; this is encoded by the exons atggcgaagcagcagcaggaggtgtACTTCGTGTTCATGAACTTTGACCCCGTCTACGAGCGCCTCAGAGCTGATCG GTCCAAGGAGGGGTCGGCCACGCTGGACGCGTACCTGAGCCTCAAGCACGACAAGCTCCTCGCCAAGCTCCTCCAGCCCGACTCCTATCGGAAGAGGTCGTCGCTCGCCATCGTCGACGGGTTCGCCGTCGAGATCACTGAGGCGCAGGCCAGTGTTCTGAGATCGGCCAAGGAGGTGAGGGTGGTGGAGAAGAACCAGGAGCTCGCTTGA
- the LOC120705569 gene encoding uncharacterized protein LOC120705569, producing MARAGAAVVLAFAVCCLLVAPAPARRTVDLPPRALHAVVDREAAAEPLLPKPAGGADCAGAAEQGAALAVPEEDPARGEEPRQRSSLLCLVFRCGGEPAPAGSALVARGTSEKPQALDEWTQPAVAEKAEDEEADDVEERLYETDSDSDSDCDSDSDDEGEDGILGWLWRLADRF from the coding sequence ATGGCCCGCGCCGGCGCAGCCGTCGTCCTCGCCTTCGCCGTCTGCTGCCTCCTGGTGGcccccgcgccggcgcgccgcacgGTCGACCTTCCGCCACGGGCGCTCCACGCCGTCGTCGACCGCGaggcggccgcggagccgctGCTGCCCAAGCCGGCGGGGGGCGCGGACTGCGCCGGGGCggctgagcagggcgccgcgctcgccgtgcCCGAGGAGGACCCCGCACGCGGGGAGGAGCCCCGGCAGAGGTCCTCCTTGCTGTGCCTCGTCTtccggtgcggcggcgagccggcgcccGCGGGCAGCGCGTTAGTGGCCCGGGGCACCTCCGAGAAGCCGCAGGCGCTGGACGAGTGGACCcagccggcggtggcggagaaggcggaggacgaggaggcggaCGACGTGGAGGAGCGGCTGTACGAGACGGACTCGGACTCGGACTCTGATTGCGACTCGGACTCCGACGACGAGGGCGAAGACGGCATCTTGGGGTGGCTCTGGAGGCTGGCGGATCGCTTCTGA
- the LOC120705570 gene encoding uncharacterized protein LOC120705570 produces MPLYDCMLLVKPLVTREAMAELVARVARRAYQRNGVVTDVKSFGKVQLGYGIKKLDGRHYQGQLMQMTMMVPPSFTQELHYLNKEDRLLRWLVVKHRDAVYGLEFINEDDGRNEMSGFSLAHKKVDYDIEECSDDSESEFMSSSDEDSDNYKYEGEEEEK; encoded by the exons ATGCCGCTGTACGACTGCATGCTGCTGGTGAAGCCGCTGGTGaccagggaggccatggccgaGCTGGTGGCGCGGGTGGCGCGCCGCGCGTACCAGCGCAACGGGGTCGTCACCGACGTCAAGTCCTTCGGCAAGGTCCAGCTCGGATACGGCATCAAGAAGCTCGACGGCCGTCACTACCAG GGACAGCTTATGCAAATGACGATGATGGTTCCACCTTCCTTCACTCAAGAACTCCACTATCTGAACAAGGAGGACAGGCTGCTTCGCTGGCTGGTTGTGAAGCATAGAGATGCAGTATACGGTCTGGAGTTCATCAACGAGGATGATGGGAGGAACGAGATGAGCGGTTTCAGTCTTGCTCATAAGAAAGTTGACTACGATATTGAAGAATGCTCCGATGACTCTGAGTCGGAGTTTATGTCCTCCTCTGATGAGGATTCTGACAACTACAAGTatgagggcgaggaggaggagaagtag
- the LOC120710405 gene encoding uncharacterized protein LOC120710405, which translates to MGNMAACLDQQRTTTAVPAVSSPKQGRLISLKVLMKAIRGMKTKRAGGGSGRAKIDGKSLSSSSSLSSTTAAAAAEDGSKGGGWVEEKSKVAVSNNPKGAVLRSRLHGRGGGLIRKGAVRVKVVLTKEEAARLLSLTVGGHKTAAAQIVAEIKRMEARRAANAAAAAWRPALASIPEEAS; encoded by the coding sequence atgggCAACATGGCAGCGTGCTTGGACCAACAGAGAACCACCACGGCTGTGCCGGCCGTGAGCAGCCCCAAGCAGGGGCGGCTCATCTCCCTCAAGGTCCTCATGAAGGCCATCCGCGGGATGAAGACgaagagggccggcggcggcagcggcagggccAAGATAGATGGCAaatcgctgtcgtcgtcgtcgtcgttgtcgtcaacaacggcagcagcagcagcagaagatgGATCAAAAGGAGGAGGATGGGTGGAGGAGAAGAGCAAGGTGGCGGTCTCCAACAACCCCAAGGGCGCCGTGCTGCGGTCGAGGCTCcacggccggggcggcggcctcATCAGGAAGGGTGCCGTGCGGGTGAAGGTGGTGCTGAccaaggaggaggccgcgcggcTGCTGTCGCTCACCGTCGGCGGCCACAagaccgccgccgcgcagatCGTGGCCGAGATCAAGAGGATGgaggcccgccgcgccgccaatgccgccgccgccgcgtggcgCCCGGCGCTGGCCAGCATCCCGGAGGAGGCGTCGTAG
- the LOC120705571 gene encoding endoglucanase 2-like — protein MPMPSLSFLPRLSSLWALSAMARGRGGGGSRGAAGRMAVVPGRLALFVLAAAAQVACAAAAGHDYGEALSKSILYFEAQRSGRLPGGQRVGWRADSGLLDGKANGVDLVGGYYDAGDNVKFGLPMAFTVTMMSWSVVEYGEQMAAAGELGHALEALRWGTDYFVKAHPEANVLYGEVGDGDSDHGCWQRPEDMTTSRQAYRLDPQHPGSELAGETAAAMAAASLVFRSSDPGYANQLLQHSKQLFDFADKYRGRYDSSITVARKYYASSSGYGDELLWAAVWLYKASGDGQYLDYLANNADALGGTGWSINEFGWDVKYPGVQVLAAMLLLRGKAGGAHADVLRRYKQKADLFACSCLGRAGATNVRRTPGGMIYLQSWNNVQFVTSASFLLAAYGDHLAAARQAAQCPSGAAAAQPAELLAFARSQVDYILGSNPRATSYMVGYGATFPQQAHHRGASIVSVKADPSFVSCQGGFNSWYHRRGSNPNLLVGATVGGPDEYDNFADERDNYEQTEATTYNNAPLMGVLARLHGGGRRFGRSSSLADEVSATTLKNDNQTSLPPPSLAAAAAEDASPIEIEQKATASWTERGKTYHRYAVTVTNRSPKTVHELHIGISKLSGKVWGVDKARYGYVLPSWLPSLPAGKSAAFVYIQAAPPAHVWVTGYKIL, from the exons ATGCCAATGCCATCCCTTTCCTTCCTTCCTCGGCTATCCTCTCTCTGGGCTCTCTCGGCCATGGCCAGGggacgaggaggtggaggatcgcgcggcgcggccggcagaATGGCTGTCGTTCCCGGCCGCCTCGCCCTGttcgtgctcgccgccgcggcgcaggtggcgtgcgcggccgccgccgggcacgACTACGGCGAGGCGCTGAGCAAGAGCATCCTCTACTTCGAGGCGCAGCGCTCCGGGCGGCTCCCCGGCGGCCAGCGGGTCGGCTGGCGCGCCGACTCCGGCCTGCTCGACGGCAAGGCCAACGGG GTGGACCTGGTGGGCGGGTACTACGACGCCGGCGACAACGTCAAGTTCGGCCTGCCGATGGCGTTCACGGTGACCATGATGTCGTGGAGCGTCGTCGAGTACGGCGAgcagatggcggcggccggcgagctgggcCACGCCCTCGAGGCCCTCAGGTGGGGCACCGACTACTTCGTCAAGGCGCACCCGGAGGCCAACGTGCTCTACGGAGAG GTCGGCGACGGTGACTCGGACCACGGCTGCTGGCAGCGACCGGAGGACATGACGACGAGCCGGCAGGCGTACCGGCTGGACCCCCAGCACCCCGGgtccgagctcgccggagaaacTGCCGCAGCAATGGCCGCGGCGTCGCTCGTCTTCCGCAGCTCCGACCCCGGCTACGCGAACCAGCTCCTCCAACACTCCAAGCAG CTGTTTGATTTCGCCGACAAGTACCGGGGCCGGTACGACAGCAGCATCACCGTCGCGCGCAAATACTATGCCTCCTCCAGCGGATACGgg GACGAGCTGCTGTGGGCGGCGGTGTGGCTGTACAAGGCGTCCGGCGACGGGCAGTACCTGGACTACCTTGCCAACAACGCCGACGCGCTGGGCGGCACGGGCTGGTCCATCAACGAGTTCGGCTGGGACGTCAAGTACCCCGGAGTGCAGGTCCTGGCCGCCATGCTGCTCCTGCGGggcaaggccggcggcgcgcacgcCGACGTGCTCCGGCGGTACAAGCAGAAGGCGGACCTCTTCGCGTGCTCCTGcctcggccgcgccggcgccaccaACGTCCGGCGGACGCCCGGAGGCATGATCTACCTCCAGAGCTGGAACAACGTGCAGTTCGTCACCAGCGCGTCGTTCCTGCTGGCGGCGTACGGCGACCACCTcgccgcggcgcggcaggcCGCGCAGTGCCCGtccggggccgcggcggcgcagcccgcGGAGCTCCTCGCGTTCGCCAGGTCGCAGGTGGACTACATCCTGGGGAGCAACCCGAGGGCGACGAGCTACATGGTCGGCTACGGCGCGACGTTCCCGCAGCAGGCGCACCACCGCGGCGCGTCCATCGTGTCCGTCAAGGCcgacccctccttcgtgagCTGCCAGGGCGGCTTCAACAGCTGGTACCACCGCCGCGGCAGCAACCCGAACCTTCTCGTAGGCGCCACCGTCGGCGGGCCGGACGAGTACGACAACTTCGCCGACGAGAGGGACAACTACGAGCAGACGGAGGCCACCACCTACAACAACGCGCCGCTCATGGGCGTGCTCGCTCggctgcacggcggcggccgccggtttGGTCGCTCTAGCTCGCTCGCCGATG AGGTCTCTGCAACAACCCTGAAGAACGACAACCAGACCTCACTGCCACCTCCATCTCTGG CGGCAGCTGCTGCTGAAGACGCCTCGCCCATCGAGATCGAGCAGAAGGCGACGGCGTCGTGGACGGAGAGGGGCAAGACGTACCACCGGTACGCCGTGACGGTGACCAACCGGTCGCCCAAGACGGTCCACGAGCTCCACATCGGCATCTCCAAGCTCTCCGGCAAGGTGTGGGGGGTCGACAAGGCGCGCTACGGCTACGTGCTCCCGAGCTGGCTGCCGTCGCTGCCCGCCGGCAAGAGCGCCGCGTTCGTGTACAtccaggccgcgccgccggcgcacgtCTGGGTCACCGGCTACAAGATCCTCTAG